The Clupea harengus chromosome 26, Ch_v2.0.2, whole genome shotgun sequence region acacatacacactatcacactcacactcacacactcacactcacactcacactcacacactcacactcacactcactcgactcgcacacacacactcacactcacactcacactcactcgcacacacacacacacacacacacacacacactcacactcacactcacacactcacacacacacacacacacacacacacacacacacacacacacacacacttgtaggtgaaaccggggttgttATATTAGTGTGGTAGCCCACTCtagcctctctcctccagtgtgtggtAGCCCTTAACTCtagcctctctcctccagtgtgtggtAGCCCTTAACTCtagcctctctcctccagtgtgtggtAGCCCTTAACTGtagcctctctcctccagtgtgtggtAGCCCTTAACTCtagcctctctcctccagtgtgtggtAGCCCTTAACTctagtctctctcctccagtgtgtggtAGACCTCCACTCAACACCAGGATAGTCGGGGGCCAGAATGCCCCTGCAGGAAGTTGGCCCTGGCAGGCCAGTATCCACTTTTTCGGCTCCCACCTATGTGGAGGATCCCTCATCAATACGGATTGGGTGCTGTCAGCTGCTCACTGCTTCCCCAGGTAACCagagctgtcactcaaacaGAAGCATATCTACAGATAACCTAGCCATGTTTGTTATAAATCAAGACATACAATTACATGTTGACATGTTCTGTCTATTGGGACTgtagctgatgttgtggtgtatTTGGGTCATATCCTGttgtcatgtcagtgtgtgactgtagctgatgttgtggtgtatttgggtcatgtcagtgtgtgactgtagctgatgttgtggtgtatTTGGGTCATGTCCTGttgtcatgtcagtgtgtgactgtagctgatgttgtggtgtatttgggtcatgtcagtgtgtgactgtaccTGATGTTGTGGTGTATTTGGGTCATGTCCTGttgtcatgtcagtgtgtgactgtagctAATGTTGTGGTGTATTTGGGTCATGTCCTGTTGTCATGTCAGTGTGTAACTgtagctgatgttgtggtgtatTTGGGTCATGTCCTGTTGTCATGTCAGTGTGTAACTGTAACTGATGTTGTGGTGTATTTGGGTCATGTCATGTCAGTGTGACTctagctgttgttgttgtgtatttGGGTTCTCTTCATGATCTGTCTTCTTCTTGTCAGTGTGGGTGCAGGTGATCTTGAGGTGTATTTGGGTCGGCAGAACCAGGAGGGCAGCAACCCAAATGAAGTGAGAACGACCGTGAGTAGGATCATCAGCCATCCCAGTTACGACAGGTTCACCAAAGACAACGACATTGCTCTGCTTCAGCTCAGTGCCCCAGtcaccttcactaacttcatcaggcctgtgtgtctggctgccagtgagagtgtgttcatcAACGGCCCCGTCAGCTGGGTCACTGGCTGGGGAAACATCAGGGAAGGAGGTAAACTAAAATGAGTTATAACCTTGGATAGGCCATGGAATATTTAGAAAAGCGTACTTACACTGATATTAAGTATTTGATACTATTCCCTTTCCCAGTCTTAAGTGTGTTGTAGTTAGGTAACATTCCCTTTCCCAGTCTTGAGTGTGTTGTCTCCATGTCACTCCCAGAATCCCTTCCATCCCCTGGGACTCTACAGGAAGTGGAGGTGCGTGTGATTGTGAACACACAGTGTAACTCTTTGTATGGAGTCGGCACAATCACAGACAACATGATCTGTGCTGGTGTACTCGCTGGAGGGAAAGATTCATGTCAGGTAAGGCAGATGCTAATCTTTTCATCATAGGACTGAGAGTGTGATCAACAGAGAAATGAacgaacaaatgaatgaatgtaaaaacaaaatgtatttcataaGAACTTTAAGAACAAAACGTCCTGTTGGCAACACCATTGTATGCCCTGATGAAGATCATCAAACCTTCTCTGCCATGCTATAGGAaagtcttttctgttttccaTGTTAAAAAAGTGTGATTTGTATATTTTCCTTTCAGTTAATAGTGTCCaagttttcaaaataaatgatgACACTTTTGTTTTCAGGGAGACTCAGGAGGTCCACTGGTGAGCAAACAGGACTCTGTGTGGGTCCAGTCCGGTATCGTTAGTTTTGGAAGAGGTTGTGCTCGACCCAATTTCCCTGGTGTCTACACCAGGGTGTCCCGTTATCAGAGCTGGATCAACTCCTTCATCAACAGGAACCAACCAGGCTTCATCCTGTTCActgtgcctcctcctccagttACCACTGGACCTCAAAGTAAGATAAAGAACTTggtcattctttcattcatgatAAACATGCTGAAGCTATGAAACAATTACAAAAAATAGATCTATTTTAACCCTATGGAATAAAATGTGCTAGCCCAAGGCTAACCCTAATACCCAGCAGCTAGGTTTACCCCAGTCAccactacagctaggctaaccccagccaccactacagctaggctaaccccagccaccactacagctaggctaaccccagtcaccactacagcatagctaaccccagtcaccactacagctaggctaaccccagtcaccactacagctaggctaaccccagccaccactacagctaggctaaccccagccaccactacagctaggctaaccccGGTGCccactacagctaggctaaccccagtcaccactacagctaggctaaccccagtcaccactacagctaggctaaccccagccaccactacagctaggctaaccccagtcaccactacagctaggctaaccccagtcaccactacagctaggctaaccccagtcaccactacagctaggctaaccccagccaccactacagctaggctaaccccagtcaccactacagctaggctaaccccagccaccactacagctaggctaaccccagtcaccactacagctaggctaaccccGGTGCCCACTACACGCTAGCTGCGCCTACGTTTCGTAacacagagagatgcagagacaaACCAACAAGACTTCAcgaggaaagagggaaagcagTAAACCGTACTCACGTAACTCCAtgacagagtgaagagggaaggacaccCAGTGTTAAacgcgacagtggtacagtggtagagaagtcgtttagtaatcagaaggttgctagttcgattccctgtcgaagcgtccttgagcaagacactgaacccctaattgctcctgatgtgcagtgtgccatcagtgtaaatgtaaaaaatgtaaaatgtgtatacattgtaagtcgcacatatgtaagtcgctttggataaaagcgtctgctaaatgactaaatgtaaatgtaaaataggCAGGTGATCACCGCAGGTGAGTGCCCACTGAGCCCAGTGTAGAGGAAAAGGTTAGTGCTAGGTGCTCTAGGACAGgtgtcgccctctagaggagTGGCGACCATGCACGGACgtgacaatacacacacagaaacacagaaaagccatgttcctacttacataagcacatgattcatacaaggtcgGTTTTAATACAAGGCAGTggattaatacattcttaagtcatgAGGTGTTTCTAAATTAATTATATCAACATTATTCTGAGTATATACCTACTGTCAGTTTTATACATTGTATCAATAGCATGGGTTCGTGCGCTGTGTGGTCTACCTTTAGCCGTTGCCCACTAATGAGAATGTATGGCGATATTATTGTGTATGACTTCCTCTGTGTCATCAGGAGTGACTTCCTCTGTGCCATCATCCTCTGTGCCATCAGGAATGACTTCCTCTGTGCCATCATCCTCTGTGCCATCAGGAATGACTTCCTCTGTGCCATCAGGAATGCCTTCCTCTGTGCCATCAGGAATGACTTCCTCTGTGCCAACTTCCTCTGTGGCAGGTATgactccctctgttcctcttaACATGTTATTATTGTGTTAAATTTGACAGACCTACATCATAtctggatggatagatagatagatcgatagatagataggtagatagatagatagatagatagatagatagaaagatagatagatagatagatagatagatagatagatagatagatagatgaatggatatataaatggatggatagatagatatacagtatatatataaatctttatttcagacgccaagttccatataaaataacagacatacaactataaaaaatatagagatatactgtatagatagatatatagatagatagatagatgactGGATAtataaatggatggatggatggatacataaatggagggatagatagatgaCTGGATGgatgatagatggatggatatatCACAGGGTTTGGTTTAGGACCTGGCCAGTTCAAATAATGCCATAGCTATGAAATGGTCCTAGAAGTGTGCACTTCACGAGAATTTATGCCTGCCAAATCTCAATATGAACAGATTTGATTTCAGAGACTATCATGTCATAATCTGAAGTCTTAAGGCTTAAACTTTTCATAGTTTATCATCTCGTTATGTAAACAGGTTATATTTCAAAGAGTTTATTATGGGTGTGTTCGTGAATTAAATCTATGAATTAACAGACATGCCTTTATGGCTTGGAAGCTTAACTTGGCTTTTGGAATACCTTTTTTATCCATTATCACTTGCCATCTGACTCCATTCAAAGGGAACACCAAACTAGGGGTGAGGCAAAGGGTCATTATAATAGACCCTGCCGTAATGGCatgtaaaaataaacatgttatTATTGTGTAAAATGTGATCATAGTCTCCAGTACATGGAAAAGGGTGTGGTACTGTGAAGTCAAATTCATTTTTGTAGGATAAATAAATGACCCAGTGTATGTcagatttatatagcgccaaaacaattcaattctctaggcactttacagagcccagggcctgaaccaaCTTTAATTGACTCAATATACTTAACttacttacatttttcttttcttatcttTAAACAATCCTCCTACAGATCCCGTCACCACTTCTACTGTTACATCTGGAATAACTTCTTCCTCTGTGCCACCAGGAATGACTTCCTCTGTGCCAACGTCCTCTGTGCCACCAGGAATGACTTCCTCTGTGCCAACGTCCGCTGTGCCACCAGGAATGACTTCCTCTGTGCCAACCTCCTCTGTGCCATCAGGAGTGACTTCCTCTGTGCCAACGTCCTCTGTGCCATCAGGAATGACTTCTGCTGTTACACCAGGAACTACTTCATCTGTTACATCTGGAATGACTTCCTCTTTAATGACGTCatctgtccaatcagaaacaagTTCTTCTTTGCCATCCGGAATGATGGCCTCTACAGTATCAGCCAGAGTGACATCCGCTGTGCCATCAGGAATGACTTCCTCTGTGCCATCAGGAGTGACTTCCTCTGCGCCATCAGGAGTGACTTCCTCTGTGCCGTCAGGAATGACTTCCTCTGTGCCGTCAGGAGTGACTTCCTCTGCGCCAACTTCCTCTGTTCCGTCAGGAATGACTTCCACTGTGCCATCAGGAGTGACTTCCTCTGTGCCGTCAGGAATGACTTCCTCTGTGCCAACTTCCTCTGTGTCAACAGGAACTCCCTCTTTGCCATCAGGAGTGACTTCCTCTTTGCCATCAGGAATGACTTCCTCTGTGCCATCAGGAGTGACTTCCTCTGTGCCATCAGGAATGACTTCCTCTGTGCCATCAGGAATGACTTCCTCTGTGCCATCAGGAGTGACTTCCTCTGTGCCATCAGGAGTGACTTCCTC contains the following coding sequences:
- the LOC122128869 gene encoding testisin-like translates to PGCLGQEEVCGRPPLNTRIVGGQNAPAGSWPWQASIHFFGSHLCGGSLINTDWVLSAAHCFPSVGAGDLEVYLGRQNQEGSNPNEVRTTVSRIISHPSYDRFTKDNDIALLQLSAPVTFTNFIRPVCLAASESVFINGPVSWVTGWGNIREGESLPSPGTLQEVEVRVIVNTQCNSLYGVGTITDNMICAGVLAGGKDSCQGDSGGPLVSKQDSVWVQSGIVSFGRGCARPNFPGVYTRVSRYQSWINSFINRNQPGFILFTVPPPPVTTGPQSKIKNLVILSFMINMLKL